The Bombus huntii isolate Logan2020A chromosome 6, iyBomHunt1.1, whole genome shotgun sequence genome window below encodes:
- the LOC126867178 gene encoding tyrosine-protein kinase Src64B isoform X1, producing the protein MGKCCSKRQEPQPLGYKKADTGLSSKHSNGGSLDRYTADPNQRGVQTRADIIRPRPTPCKLQIPHQPRKTSSPVVKPASHSQRSNKIVVALYNYTARESTDVSFVKGDRMEVLDDSEPDWWKVLHLTTLQEGLIPWNFVAVERSVESEDWFFENVSRKEAGKLLLVDENPRGTFLVRPSEHNPRGYSLSVKDWEEGRGHHVKHYKIKPLDNGGFFIATNQTFPTLPALVMAYSKNALGLCHVLSKPCPKPQPDMWDLGPELRDKWEINRNEIQLIRKLGHGNFGEVYYGKWRNKIEVAVKTLRPGTMSTEAFLQEAAIMKQFRHRHLVALYAICSKEEPIYIVQEYMCNGSLLDFLRTGDGKYMQFEDLIYIAAQVASGMEHLESKQLIHRDLAARNVLIGEKNKAKICDFGLARAIEDDEYCPKQGSRFPVRWTAPEAIVYGRFSIKSDVWSYGVLLMELFTYGQVPYPGMQGREVIDQINKGYRMPKPLNHPLPDSIYRLMLQCWDASPEKRPTFEFLNHYFESFNVTSEIPYLEPPTD; encoded by the exons ATGGGCAAGTGTTGTAGCAAGCGGCAAGAGCCTCAACCCCTTG GTTACAAGAAAGCAGATACAGGACTAAGCTCAAAACACAGTAATGGAGGTTCTTTGGATCGGTACACTGCTGACCCGAATCAGAGGGGTGTACAAACGAGGGCAGACATCATACGACCGAGGCCGACACCTTGTAAGCTCCAAATTCCTCACCAGCCCCGTAAAACAAGCTCGCCTGTCGTTAAGCCTGCAT CGCATTCGCAAAGGTCGAACAAGATCGTGGTGGCCCTGTACAATTACACCGCGCGCGAGAGCACCGATGTCAGTTTCGTAAAGGGAGACCGGATGGAAGTATTGGACGATTCCGAGCCCGACTGGTGGAAAGTTTTACACTTGACAACTTTGCAAGAAGGTCTCATCCCGTGGAACTTTGTGGCCGTGGAGCGTTCGGTCGAGAGCGAAGA TTGGTTTTTCGAGAATGTCTCCCGTAAAGAAGCTGGAAAGCTTCTTCTGGTGGATGAAAACCCTCGGGGAACGTTCTTGGTGAGACCCAGCGAGCACAATCCACGAGGATACAGTTTATCCGTGAAGGATTGGGAGGAGGGAAGGGGTCATCATGTAAAACACTATAAAATTAAGCCGCTCGACAATGGAGGATTCTTTATCGCTACCAACCAGACATTCCCGACCCTACCCGCCCTTGTTATGGCGTACAGCA AGAATGCATTGGGTCTGTGTCATGTGCTTTCGAAGCCCTGTCCAAAACCGCAGCCGGACATGTGGGATCTCGGGCCCGAGTTACGAGACAAATGGGAGATCAATAGGAACGAGATACAGCTGATACGGAAATTAGGCCACGGCAATTTCGGCGAGGTATACTACGGTAAATGGAGGAATAAAATCGAAGTGGCTGTGAAGACGTTGCGACCAGGGACCATGTCTACGGAGGCGTTCCTCCAAGAGGCGGCTATCATGAAACAGTTCCGACATAGACATCTAGTCGCGTTGTACGCGATCTGTTCGAAGGAAGAACCGATTTATATCGTGCAAGAATACATGTGCAATGGCAGCTTGTTGGACTTTCTCAGGACAGGTGACGGCAAATACATGCAGTTCGAGGATCTGATTTACATTGCTGCACAAGTGGCATCCGGTATGGAACATCTCGAGAGCAAGCAATTGATACACAGAGACCTTGCTGCGAGGAACGTCCTGATAGGCGAGAAGAATAAAGCAAAGATTTGCGACTTTGGTCTCGCCAGGGCGATCGAGGATGACGAATACTGTCCTAAACAGGGAAGTAGATTCCCTGTTAGGTGGACTGCTCCCGAGGCCATTGTCTATGGCAGATTTAGCATCAAAAGCGATGTTTGGTCTTATGGCGTGCTGCTGATGGAGCTCTTCACTTATGGCCAAGTTCCTTATCCTG GTATGCAGGGTCGCGAAGTAATCGATCAGATCAATAAAGGCTATCGGATGCCTAAACCATTGAATCACCCGCTGCCGGACAGCATTTACCGATTAATGTTACAATGCTGGGATGCTAGCCCCGAGAAGCGACCCACGTTCGAGTTCCTTAATCACTATTTCGAGTCATTCAACGTCACTAGCGAAATACCCTATCTAGAACCACCAACTGACTGA
- the LOC126867178 gene encoding tyrosine-protein kinase Src64B isoform X2, with product MGKCCSKRQEPQPLGYKKADTGLSSKHSNGGSLDRYTADPNQRGVQTRADIIRPRPTPSHSQRSNKIVVALYNYTARESTDVSFVKGDRMEVLDDSEPDWWKVLHLTTLQEGLIPWNFVAVERSVESEDWFFENVSRKEAGKLLLVDENPRGTFLVRPSEHNPRGYSLSVKDWEEGRGHHVKHYKIKPLDNGGFFIATNQTFPTLPALVMAYSKNALGLCHVLSKPCPKPQPDMWDLGPELRDKWEINRNEIQLIRKLGHGNFGEVYYGKWRNKIEVAVKTLRPGTMSTEAFLQEAAIMKQFRHRHLVALYAICSKEEPIYIVQEYMCNGSLLDFLRTGDGKYMQFEDLIYIAAQVASGMEHLESKQLIHRDLAARNVLIGEKNKAKICDFGLARAIEDDEYCPKQGSRFPVRWTAPEAIVYGRFSIKSDVWSYGVLLMELFTYGQVPYPGMQGREVIDQINKGYRMPKPLNHPLPDSIYRLMLQCWDASPEKRPTFEFLNHYFESFNVTSEIPYLEPPTD from the exons ATGGGCAAGTGTTGTAGCAAGCGGCAAGAGCCTCAACCCCTTG GTTACAAGAAAGCAGATACAGGACTAAGCTCAAAACACAGTAATGGAGGTTCTTTGGATCGGTACACTGCTGACCCGAATCAGAGGGGTGTACAAACGAGGGCAGACATCATACGACCGAGGCCGACACCTT CGCATTCGCAAAGGTCGAACAAGATCGTGGTGGCCCTGTACAATTACACCGCGCGCGAGAGCACCGATGTCAGTTTCGTAAAGGGAGACCGGATGGAAGTATTGGACGATTCCGAGCCCGACTGGTGGAAAGTTTTACACTTGACAACTTTGCAAGAAGGTCTCATCCCGTGGAACTTTGTGGCCGTGGAGCGTTCGGTCGAGAGCGAAGA TTGGTTTTTCGAGAATGTCTCCCGTAAAGAAGCTGGAAAGCTTCTTCTGGTGGATGAAAACCCTCGGGGAACGTTCTTGGTGAGACCCAGCGAGCACAATCCACGAGGATACAGTTTATCCGTGAAGGATTGGGAGGAGGGAAGGGGTCATCATGTAAAACACTATAAAATTAAGCCGCTCGACAATGGAGGATTCTTTATCGCTACCAACCAGACATTCCCGACCCTACCCGCCCTTGTTATGGCGTACAGCA AGAATGCATTGGGTCTGTGTCATGTGCTTTCGAAGCCCTGTCCAAAACCGCAGCCGGACATGTGGGATCTCGGGCCCGAGTTACGAGACAAATGGGAGATCAATAGGAACGAGATACAGCTGATACGGAAATTAGGCCACGGCAATTTCGGCGAGGTATACTACGGTAAATGGAGGAATAAAATCGAAGTGGCTGTGAAGACGTTGCGACCAGGGACCATGTCTACGGAGGCGTTCCTCCAAGAGGCGGCTATCATGAAACAGTTCCGACATAGACATCTAGTCGCGTTGTACGCGATCTGTTCGAAGGAAGAACCGATTTATATCGTGCAAGAATACATGTGCAATGGCAGCTTGTTGGACTTTCTCAGGACAGGTGACGGCAAATACATGCAGTTCGAGGATCTGATTTACATTGCTGCACAAGTGGCATCCGGTATGGAACATCTCGAGAGCAAGCAATTGATACACAGAGACCTTGCTGCGAGGAACGTCCTGATAGGCGAGAAGAATAAAGCAAAGATTTGCGACTTTGGTCTCGCCAGGGCGATCGAGGATGACGAATACTGTCCTAAACAGGGAAGTAGATTCCCTGTTAGGTGGACTGCTCCCGAGGCCATTGTCTATGGCAGATTTAGCATCAAAAGCGATGTTTGGTCTTATGGCGTGCTGCTGATGGAGCTCTTCACTTATGGCCAAGTTCCTTATCCTG GTATGCAGGGTCGCGAAGTAATCGATCAGATCAATAAAGGCTATCGGATGCCTAAACCATTGAATCACCCGCTGCCGGACAGCATTTACCGATTAATGTTACAATGCTGGGATGCTAGCCCCGAGAAGCGACCCACGTTCGAGTTCCTTAATCACTATTTCGAGTCATTCAACGTCACTAGCGAAATACCCTATCTAGAACCACCAACTGACTGA
- the LOC126867179 gene encoding putative mediator of RNA polymerase II transcription subunit 24 isoform X2, which translates to MMQALVNTHFNDRYFLYSMLRNNNIDYDPITPTDKAKPSNPFRTTSKIVSSDCSHLFRRRLIPVKPTLTTNSPRGVKSTTNFKPSKNERVLDKNKKNSIIKEAVLKLNNIGTNCLSDNVANTLIKETCKFNISGKNSKIFGHGTVTKDFKTLNISEDSRQAKDDTSIQDNYQVNSFQRARSNTMPSLKRGPGPGGGNNNNNNINNNNNNSQSEAAGSTGQPSSSNTCSVQARISPPSCDVTIDELASYFEEFVHIPKKMSHMAEMMYI; encoded by the exons ATGATGCAAGCACTCGTGAACACGCATTTTAATGATCGTTACTTCTTGTACTCGATGCTGCGAAATAATAACATCGACTACGATCC TATTACACCCACTGACAAAGCGAAGCCGTCAAATCCATTTAGAACAACAAGTAAAATCGTCAGTTCTGATTGCAGTCATTTATTTCGAAGACGATTGATACCTGTCAAGCCAACATTAACCACAAACAGTCCCAGAGGCGTTAAAAGCACAACGAATTTTAAACCATCAAAGAATGAAAGAGTActtgataaaaataagaaaaactcAATAATCAAAGAGGctgtattaaaattaaataatattggcACTAATTGTCTTAGTGATAATGTAGCAAATACATTGATTAAAGAAacatgtaaatttaatatttctggTAAGAACTCAAAGATTTTTGGCCATGGTACGGTCACAAAGGACTTTAAAACGCTAAATATTAGTGAAGACTCTAGACAAGCTAAAGACGATACCAGCATTCAAGATAATTATCAAGTTAATAGTTTCCAACGTGCACGTAGTAATACGATGCCAAGCTTAAAAAGAGGGCCTGGGCCAGGTGGAggcaataacaataataataatattaacaataataataataatagtcaATCAGAAGCTGCTGGCTCAACTGGTCAACCTTCAAGTTCAAATACATGTTCAGTACAAGCACGAATATCTCCACCTTCATGCGATGTCACTATTGACGAGCTTGCCAGCTACTTCGAGGAGTTTGTTCATATTCCAAAGAAGATGTCGCACATGGCAGAAAtgatgtatatttaa
- the LOC126867179 gene encoding putative mediator of RNA polymerase II transcription subunit 24 isoform X1, with product MFPQTLSTEPCKIVTMADEVLPASLEKLEIDRLSSSCPHITPTDKAKPSNPFRTTSKIVSSDCSHLFRRRLIPVKPTLTTNSPRGVKSTTNFKPSKNERVLDKNKKNSIIKEAVLKLNNIGTNCLSDNVANTLIKETCKFNISGKNSKIFGHGTVTKDFKTLNISEDSRQAKDDTSIQDNYQVNSFQRARSNTMPSLKRGPGPGGGNNNNNNINNNNNNSQSEAAGSTGQPSSSNTCSVQARISPPSCDVTIDELASYFEEFVHIPKKMSHMAEMMYI from the exons ATGTTCCCGCAAACGCTGAGCACGGAACCGTGTAAAATTGTTACCATGGCTGACGAAGTACTGCCGGCGAGTTTAGAAAAGCTCGAAATTGATCGTCTCTCATCGAGCTGTCCTCA TATTACACCCACTGACAAAGCGAAGCCGTCAAATCCATTTAGAACAACAAGTAAAATCGTCAGTTCTGATTGCAGTCATTTATTTCGAAGACGATTGATACCTGTCAAGCCAACATTAACCACAAACAGTCCCAGAGGCGTTAAAAGCACAACGAATTTTAAACCATCAAAGAATGAAAGAGTActtgataaaaataagaaaaactcAATAATCAAAGAGGctgtattaaaattaaataatattggcACTAATTGTCTTAGTGATAATGTAGCAAATACATTGATTAAAGAAacatgtaaatttaatatttctggTAAGAACTCAAAGATTTTTGGCCATGGTACGGTCACAAAGGACTTTAAAACGCTAAATATTAGTGAAGACTCTAGACAAGCTAAAGACGATACCAGCATTCAAGATAATTATCAAGTTAATAGTTTCCAACGTGCACGTAGTAATACGATGCCAAGCTTAAAAAGAGGGCCTGGGCCAGGTGGAggcaataacaataataataatattaacaataataataataatagtcaATCAGAAGCTGCTGGCTCAACTGGTCAACCTTCAAGTTCAAATACATGTTCAGTACAAGCACGAATATCTCCACCTTCATGCGATGTCACTATTGACGAGCTTGCCAGCTACTTCGAGGAGTTTGTTCATATTCCAAAGAAGATGTCGCACATGGCAGAAAtgatgtatatttaa